TTAGTCTTAATAAAGATTTGTTCAGCACTTAAATGCGCCTGCGAGTACTCTAGAATCACCGCTACAGTTGCTTCTCGTTGGGCGGTTAGCTTGTAGCCTGCTTCTTGCAATTGTTTTCTGATTTGTTCTAACTGCTCAGCCTTACTCATCAATAGAGACTTCCTTTTTAAATAAATCCCGACATTACTGTCGGCAATTCAAATTAATCTTGGTCTTGATCGTTATCAACAATTGGTTCAATATCTTTTTGCCCCTTGGCCGTTAAAATTGTTTCGCCCTCTTCTTGAACGATTAAGCCGTTTTTCATTAGCCGCCCTAAAGCACGCTTAAAACTGCCCTTGCTAATTCCGAAATAACTCTTAATTAATTCTGGGTTGCTACGGTCAGTATATGGCATTGCGTAGCCAGGTTGGCGTTTTAAGACCGCCATAATCATTTCGGCATCGTCCCCAATTTCTTCATAAGCTCTTGGTTTCAAGCTAACATTTAAGCTACCTTCTGGACGGACCCCAATGACCCGGCCTTTAACCCGTTGGCCAAGACGTGGTTCTGCTTCTCGTTCTGAAGGATGAATAAAACCGATGTAGAAATCATCTGTTAATAAGAAAGTCCCCGCCATCTTCAATCGGTAGACGGTCCCTTCAATATCTTGGTTCTTCATTTCTTGTTTAGCACCCTTAGAAATAGCTCTAAAGATATTTTCGTCGGCTAATTGGCCCCACATCCGACCTTTTTGATCAACTTCGATGGCAATCATCAAGCGATCGCCAACCTTAGGCCATAATTTCATGATAGTTGGTAACACATCAAGCGAAACCACAATATCCTTATCAGGTAAGCCGATATTAACAAAAACACCGAGATCACGACGGGTTTCAACGACTTCACCAAAAGCAAAGTGACCGACACGTGATTTAGGAATAACCGTTGATAAAACTAATTCCCGGCTTGAATTTTCATATGCAAAACCGGTAACTGTTGCCCCGATTGCTAATTCTTCTTCTAAATATTCTTTCTTAAGTTCAAACGTGACACCGTCTTTTTGGGCGAAGTACGCTTCTTCATTTTCATCTGTTACAAGTGCTGTAATCACTTGTCCGATTAATTCGTTCATAGTTAACCTCTTTATTCTTCTTAATGGATTGGTACTAAATTGAAAATTGTTAAAATGGTGTAGGTGATACCTGCAGCAATCACCGGTCCAGCCGCGATTCCCTTAAGGAAAACGACGCCCATAATTGTTCCAAATACAAGTGCCACTGTCATTTCGGGACTAGCGGCTAACAAGCCCACGCCCTTTGCCGACAAAACAGCGACCAGCACACCACAACCAACGGCAATAAAACCTGCCGGCGTCTTAAAAGCACTGATTAATTCTTTAAAGCCGATTTGCCCGGTCGCAATTGGGACCAAAATAGCCACTGAAATGACCGTTACGCCCCAATTAATCCCTTTAGCCTGGATCACCGGCAATACTTTTTCAGAAATTGGTAATGCTTTTAAGACTAAAACAACTGCGGTGGCAATGATTAAAGATTGATTTTTTGCTAATAAGGCAACGATTAAAATCGCTGCTAAAAATAACCAACTTTCCATGTGAACCTCCAATAAAGTCTCCCTACCATTGTACCGATAATTAGCCAGCTTGTCAGTATTTTCATAAAAGTAATTTCGGAAAACAAAATTTCCAAAGCAAAAAGCCACTTTGACTACAAAAAAACACCCTCAAAATTTGAGGGTGTTTTCTTTCTTAATCAGCGTTTGATTAAAGAGCGTTTGTTGCACCGCGGTAAACAATACCACGACGTGAATCAACAGTAACAACTTCGCCATCTTTGATAGCTTCTGTTGCGTCTTTAGCACCAACAACAACTGGGATACCCATAGCGATACCCACAACAGCAGCGTGTGATGTTAAACCACCGTTTTCAACAACGATAGCACTTGATTTTTCGATTGCTGGTAAGTAATCTTTGTCAGTTGCTTTAACAACTAAGATACCACCATCAACAGCTTTTTCAGCTGCTTCTTTAGCATTTGAAGCAACAACAGCCTTGCCAACGATTGTTTCATCGCCAACACCTTGGCCTTGTGTTAATTTTGAACCAATTAATTGGATCTTCATAACGTTTGTTGTGCCACGTTCGCCAACAGGAACACCAGCAGTGATCAAGATTAGGTCGCCTTCTTTAGCAAAACCATGTTCTTGAGCTGTTTGTGTAGCTAAGTTGAACATATCATCTGTATTAGCAGGTTTCTTAGCCATAACTGGGTATACACCATAGTTAACTGTTAAACCACGACGTGTACGTTCGTCAAATGTAACAGCCAAGATATCAGCTTGTGGACGGTATTTAGAAATCATACGTGCTGTAGAACCTGATTCTGTAGCAGCAACGATTGTCTTAATACCTAAGTTACGTGCAGTATGTGCAACAGCTTGGCCAATTGATTCTGTCAAGTTAGTCTTGCTGTATGCTTTTAATGCATATGCATCGCGGTCTGTTAATGATTTTTCTGTTCTTTCATCAATGCGGGCCATTGTTGCAACAGCTTCTACTGGGTAGTCACCGTTAGCACTTTCACCTGAAAGCATTGTTGCGTCAGTACCATCAATAACAGCGTTAGCAACGTCATTAACTTCAGCACGTGTAGGACGTGGGTTTTCTTGCATTGAGTCCAACATTTGTGTTGCTGTGATAACTGGTTTGCCAATAGCGTTACATTTCTTGATCAAGTTCTTTTGTACGAAAGGAACGTTTTCAAATGGAATTTCAACACCCATGTCACCACGAGCAATCATTAAACCATCTGAAACTTTCATGATATCGTCAATGTTGTCGATACCTTCTTGTGATTCAATCTTAGGGAAGATTTGAACATGTTCCATGTGTTTTTCTTCTAATAATTCACGGAT
This DNA window, taken from Latilactobacillus sakei, encodes the following:
- a CDS encoding DNA-binding protein, with product MNELIGQVITALVTDENEEAYFAQKDGVTFELKKEYLEEELAIGATVTGFAYENSSRELVLSTVIPKSRVGHFAFGEVVETRRDLGVFVNIGLPDKDIVVSLDVLPTIMKLWPKVGDRLMIAIEVDQKGRMWGQLADENIFRAISKGAKQEMKNQDIEGTVYRLKMAGTFLLTDDFYIGFIHPSEREAEPRLGQRVKGRVIGVRPEGSLNVSLKPRAYEEIGDDAEMIMAVLKRQPGYAMPYTDRSNPELIKSYFGISKGSFKRALGRLMKNGLIVQEEGETILTAKGQKDIEPIVDNDQDQD
- a CDS encoding DUF441 domain-containing protein encodes the protein MESWLFLAAILIVALLAKNQSLIIATAVVLVLKALPISEKVLPVIQAKGINWGVTVISVAILVPIATGQIGFKELISAFKTPAGFIAVGCGVLVAVLSAKGVGLLAASPEMTVALVFGTIMGVVFLKGIAAGPVIAAGITYTILTIFNLVPIH
- the pyk gene encoding pyruvate kinase, whose product is MKKTKIVSTLGPASNSVEIITKLIEAGANVFRFNFSHGDHEEHLSRMNMVREAEKATGKTVGIMLDTKGAEIRTTVQQGKKFELHTGEVVRISMDDTLEGTPEKIAVTYPGLYDDTHVGGHVLIDDGLVDLKIIEKDEANKELVTEVQNDGMVGSRKGVNAPGVSINLPGITEKDASDIRFGLDNDINFIAASFVRKPQDVLDIRELLEEKHMEHVQIFPKIESQEGIDNIDDIMKVSDGLMIARGDMGVEIPFENVPFVQKNLIKKCNAIGKPVITATQMLDSMQENPRPTRAEVNDVANAVIDGTDATMLSGESANGDYPVEAVATMARIDERTEKSLTDRDAYALKAYSKTNLTESIGQAVAHTARNLGIKTIVAATESGSTARMISKYRPQADILAVTFDERTRRGLTVNYGVYPVMAKKPANTDDMFNLATQTAQEHGFAKEGDLILITAGVPVGERGTTNVMKIQLIGSKLTQGQGVGDETIVGKAVVASNAKEAAEKAVDGGILVVKATDKDYLPAIEKSSAIVVENGGLTSHAAVVGIAMGIPVVVGAKDATEAIKDGEVVTVDSRRGIVYRGATNAL